A window of the Salvelinus fontinalis isolate EN_2023a chromosome 26, ASM2944872v1, whole genome shotgun sequence genome harbors these coding sequences:
- the LOC129824346 gene encoding leucine-rich repeat and immunoglobulin-like domain-containing nogo receptor-interacting protein 3, with protein MIGSLGPGVWSLTPWRWVSLWGPALLLVTIISLLPGSCQACPPRCECSAQIRSVSCQRRRLTGIPEGVPTETRLLDLSRNRLRWVEMGDLAPYPHLEEVDLSENLIATLEPNAFANLQSLRVLRLRANQLKLVPMGAFAKLGNLTTLDLSENKMVILLDYTFQDLRSLRHLEVGDNDLVYISHKAFSGLLGLEDLTIEHCNLTSISGQTLSYLRSLVTLRLRHLSIAALEDHNFRKLNNLRGLEIDNWPYLEYISPLSFQGLDLSWLSITNSNITSVPSSSFRNLIHLTHLNLSFNPITTLEPWAFRDLLRLKELIMVNTGLATVEPHSLGGLRQIRVLNFSSNQLQTLEERSFHSVNSLETLRVDGNPLLCDCRLLWILQRRKTLNFDGRVPVCAGPEEVQGYSLSTFTDSALFDYFTCQKPKIRNRKLQQVTAREGQPVSFLCSAVGEPAPNIMWISPQRRIITAKSNGRITVLPGGTLEIRYAQVTDSGTYMCIASNAGGNDTYFAMLTVRGAPLDAASAFFANRSLYGGEFFNDTNLNSTRVFLKFTLDLTTILVSTAMGCITFLGVVLFCFLLLFAWSRGRGQRKNNFTVETPFRKAEGPAATGSAGGARKFNMKMI; from the exons ATGATTGGCTCCCTGGGCCCCGGTGTGTGGTCCCTGACGCCGTGGCGGTGGGTGAGTCTCTGGGGGCCGGCCCTGCTGCTGGTTACCATTATATCCCTGCTGCCAGGTAGTTGCCAGGCATGCCCGCCGCGGTGCGAGTGCTCGGCCCAGATCCGGTCAGTCTCGTGCCAACGGCGGCGCCTCACCGGCATCCCAGAGGGCGTCCCTACGGAAACCCGCCTCCTGGACCTCAGCCGGAACCGGCTCCGCTGGGTCGAAATGGGCGACCTGGCACCGTACCCACACCTTGAAGAAGTGGACTTGAGTGAGAATCTCATTGCCACGCTGGAGCCCAACGCGTTCGCCAACCTGCAGAGCCTCCGGGTGTTACGGCTGAGGGCGAACCAGCTGAAGCTTGTACCCATGGGGGCCTTCGCCAAGCTGGGCAACCTGACCACGCTGGACCTGAGTGAGAACAAGATGGTGATTCTGTTGGACTACACCTTCCAGGACCTGAGGAGTCtgagacacctggaggtgggagACAACGACCTGGTCTACATCTCTCATAAG GCCTTTTCTGGTCTGCTGGGGCTGGAGGACCTGACCATCGAGCACTGCAACCTGACGTCCATCTCTGGCCAGACACTGTCCTACCTACGCAGCCTGGTCACTCTGCGATTACGGCACCTCAGCATCGCCGCCCTAGAAGACCACAACTTCCGCAAGCTTAACAACCTGCGGGGACTGGAGATCGATAACTGGCCCTATCTGGAGTACATCTCCCCGCTCAGCTTCCAGGGCCTGGACCTGTCCTGGTTGTCCATCACTAACAGCAACATCACCTCCGTCCCCTCGTCCTCATTCAGGAACCTGATCCACCTCACTCATCTCAACCTGTCCTTCAACCCCATCACCACCCTGGAGCCCTGGGCCTTCAGGGACCTGCTGAGGCTCAAGGAGCTGATTATGGTGAACACGGGCCTAGCTACAGTGGAGCCCCACTCCCTGGGAGGCCTCAGACAGATCCGGGTCCTCAACTTCTCCTCCAACCAACTCCAGACCCTGGAGGAGAGATCGTTCCACTCTgtcaacagtctggagacgcTGCGGGTGGACGGGAACCCGCTGCTGTGTGACTGCCGTCTGTTGTGGATCCTGCAGAGACGCAAGACCCTCAACTTTGACGGCAGGGTGCCCGTGTGCGCTGGGCCAGAGGAGGTGCAGGGGTATAGCCTTAGCACCTTCACCGACTCAGCGCTCTTCGATTACTTCACATGCCAGAAGCCCAAGATACGCAACCGCAAACTTCAACAG GTGACGGCTCGTGAGGGCCAGCCAGTGAGTTTCCTCTGCAGTGCCGTGGGAGAGCCCGCCCCCAACATCATGTGGATCTCCCCTCAGCGCCGAATAATCACAGCCAAGAGCAATGGCCGCATCACTGTCCTCCCAGGAGGGACGCTAGAGATCCGCTATGCCCAGGTCACCGACAGTGGCACCTATATGTGCATCGCCAGTAACGCCGGCGGCAACGACACCTACTTTGCCATGCTCACCGTCCGGGGCGCGCCGCTGGATGCCGCGTCGGCTTTCTTCGCCAACCGCTCGCTGTACGGCGGCGAGTTCTTCAACGACACAAACCTGAACAGCACGCGTGTCTTCCTCAAGTTCACCCTGGACCTGACCACCATCCTTGTCTCCACGGCTATGGGCTGCATCACCTTCCTAGGCGTGGTGCTCTTCTGTTTCCTGTTGTTGTTCGCATGGAGCAGGGGGCGGGGCCAGCGCAAGAACAACTTCACAGTGGAGACCCCTTTCCGGAAGGCCGAGGGGCCTGCGGCCACGGGTAGTGCTGGAGGGGCCCGGAAATTCAACATGAAGATGATATGA